In Haemophilus parainfluenzae, one genomic interval encodes:
- the nudC gene encoding NAD(+) diphosphatase, producing MKAIQPEDQGYWLFTKGSTLYWQENDLPFGTAKELGLTTQKVMLLGKWKSQPLWLVAENDQDEREYLSLRSLLSLPTEDFHLLSRGVEINHFLKTHQFCGKCGQKAEQTHDELAVQCTSCGYRTYPVICPSIIVAVRRGTEILLANHKRHYTPGKAGIYTTLAGFVEVGETFENAVRREVFEETGIRIKNIRYFGSQPWAFPNSQMVGFLADYDSGEIQLQETELHDAQWFSSTAPLPELPPTGTIALKLINATLELCKAEQNK from the coding sequence ATGAAAGCAATTCAGCCCGAAGATCAGGGATATTGGCTATTCACCAAAGGATCGACGCTTTATTGGCAGGAAAATGATCTGCCTTTTGGAACAGCAAAGGAACTCGGCCTCACAACACAAAAAGTAATGTTGCTCGGGAAATGGAAATCACAACCTTTATGGCTTGTGGCAGAAAATGATCAAGATGAACGAGAATACCTTTCCTTACGGAGTTTGTTGTCATTGCCGACTGAAGATTTTCATTTATTAAGCCGAGGTGTGGAAATCAATCATTTTTTGAAAACCCACCAATTCTGCGGAAAGTGCGGTCAAAAAGCGGAACAAACTCACGATGAGCTAGCGGTTCAATGCACAAGTTGTGGCTATCGTACTTACCCCGTTATTTGCCCTTCGATTATTGTCGCCGTTCGCCGTGGCACAGAGATTTTATTAGCCAACCATAAACGCCATTACACGCCAGGCAAAGCAGGTATTTACACCACGCTAGCCGGTTTTGTAGAAGTGGGTGAAACCTTCGAAAATGCGGTTCGTCGCGAAGTCTTTGAAGAAACGGGTATTCGCATTAAAAATATTCGCTATTTCGGTAGCCAACCTTGGGCATTCCCTAATTCACAAATGGTGGGCTTTTTAGCTGATTACGACAGCGGAGAAATTCAACTGCAAGAAACAGAACTGCATGATGCACAATGGTTTTCTAGTACTGCCCCCTTGCCAGAATTACCGCCAACAGGTACTATCGCACTCAAATTAATTAATGCGACGCTTGAGCTTTGTAAAGCGGAACAAAATAAATAA
- a CDS encoding DeoR/GlpR family DNA-binding transcription regulator, whose translation MKRNIQHRNTQQRRHAIMQLLQEQGEVSVEQLVQLFDTSEVTIRKDLTALESNGFLLRKYGGAILMPQEIIEEEQDDELSQRKLVLAKAAAERIRDHNRIIVDSGSTTAALIKQLNRKQGLVVMTNSLSVATALRSLENEPTLLMTGGTWDTRSESFQGNIAEQVLRSYDFDQLFIGADGIDLERGTTTFNELVRLSQVMAEVSREVIVMVESQKIGRKMPNVELTWQQIDVLITDNKLSQADKEVIMAQGVEVICVNVA comes from the coding sequence ATGAAACGAAACATTCAACACCGAAATACCCAACAGCGCAGACATGCCATCATGCAACTGCTGCAAGAACAAGGTGAAGTCAGTGTAGAACAGCTAGTACAATTATTTGACACTTCTGAAGTGACGATTCGAAAAGATCTCACTGCATTAGAAAGTAATGGTTTCCTTCTTCGTAAATACGGTGGTGCCATTTTAATGCCACAAGAAATCATCGAAGAAGAACAAGATGATGAACTTTCGCAACGAAAGTTAGTCTTAGCAAAAGCAGCCGCAGAACGTATTCGTGATCACAATCGCATTATTGTAGATAGTGGCAGCACGACCGCAGCATTGATTAAGCAGCTTAATCGTAAACAAGGCTTAGTTGTGATGACAAATTCGCTTTCTGTGGCCACAGCATTACGTTCACTCGAAAATGAACCGACACTCTTAATGACGGGAGGCACTTGGGATACACGTTCTGAATCTTTCCAAGGCAATATTGCCGAGCAAGTGCTACGTTCTTATGATTTTGACCAATTATTTATTGGTGCCGATGGCATTGATTTAGAACGTGGTACAACGACATTTAATGAGTTGGTTCGCTTAAGCCAAGTGATGGCTGAAGTATCTCGCGAAGTGATCGTGATGGTGGAATCACAAAAAATTGGCAGAAAAATGCCAAATGTGGAATTAACCTGGCAGCAAATTGATGTGCTGATTACCGATAACAAATTATCTCAGGCCGACAAAGAAGTCATAATGGCGCAAGGCGTAGAAGTAATTTGTGTAAATGTGGCATAA
- a CDS encoding folate-binding protein YgfZ codes for MATFISLNHYDLVEVAGVDAEKYLQGQLTCDVVHLAAGASTLTAHCDPKGKMNSLFRLIKLSAEQFLILMPKNLFAPLDHLKKYAVFSKVTFQVLDWQIVGLIGEKCGRIYAQIQLDIDENRAILINPTPLDVTFNGDEKQWLCADIQAGLPSLSAETQNEFIPQALNLQAIEQAISFTKGCYIGQETVARAKYRGANKRAMYVLSGETTVTPKIGSEIEMQLETAWRKTGTIVSAVNFDGVLWLQVVMNNDLEEGISFRLPEDGTVMKIEPLPYSINS; via the coding sequence ATGGCAACATTTATTTCATTAAACCACTATGATTTGGTAGAAGTGGCGGGCGTGGATGCGGAGAAATATCTGCAAGGTCAATTAACTTGTGATGTGGTGCATTTAGCAGCTGGCGCTTCAACGCTTACAGCGCATTGTGATCCTAAAGGCAAAATGAATTCCTTATTCCGCTTAATTAAGCTTTCAGCTGAGCAGTTTTTGATTTTAATGCCGAAAAATTTATTTGCGCCACTCGATCATTTAAAAAAATATGCCGTGTTTTCAAAAGTCACTTTCCAAGTGTTGGATTGGCAAATTGTCGGCTTGATTGGTGAAAAGTGCGGTCGAATTTACGCGCAGATTCAATTAGATATTGATGAAAACCGTGCAATTTTGATCAATCCAACACCGTTAGATGTCACCTTTAATGGCGATGAAAAACAATGGCTTTGTGCGGATATTCAAGCGGGCTTACCAAGCTTGAGTGCGGAAACACAAAATGAATTTATCCCGCAGGCATTAAATCTACAAGCGATTGAACAAGCGATTTCTTTTACTAAAGGCTGTTATATCGGGCAAGAAACTGTCGCGCGAGCCAAATATCGTGGCGCCAATAAACGAGCGATGTATGTGCTTTCGGGTGAAACAACGGTTACACCGAAAATCGGCAGCGAAATTGAAATGCAGTTAGAAACAGCTTGGCGTAAAACCGGTACGATTGTAAGTGCGGTTAATTTTGACGGCGTTTTATGGTTACAAGTGGTGATGAATAACGATTTAGAAGAAGGGATAAGTTTCCGTTTACCTGAAGATGGAACCGTTATGAAAATTGAACCGTTACCTTATTCCATCAATAGCTAA
- a CDS encoding HU family DNA-binding protein, translated as MNKTDLIDAIASAAELNKKQAKAALEATLAAITGSLKKGEPVQLIGFGTFKVNKRAARTGRNPQTGAEIKIAASKVPAFVSGKALKDAIK; from the coding sequence ATGAACAAAACAGATTTAATCGATGCAATTGCAAGTGCAGCTGAATTAAACAAAAAACAAGCTAAAGCTGCATTAGAAGCTACTCTAGCGGCGATTACTGGCAGCCTTAAAAAAGGTGAACCTGTACAATTAATCGGTTTCGGTACATTCAAAGTAAACAAACGTGCTGCACGTACTGGCCGTAACCCACAAACTGGTGCAGAAATCAAAATCGCAGCATCTAAAGTTCCAGCTTTCGTATCTGGTAAAGCATTAAAAGACGCAATCAAATAA
- a CDS encoding anhydro-N-acetylmuramic acid kinase: protein MTYYLGIMSGTSLDGVDIALTDIQSNQTKLIAADFTPMPANLREKVTALIQSGETSLQALGELDHQFGLLYADCVNAFLRKHQLKPEQIEAIGCHGQTVWHSPKGQFPFTMQIGDMNLLAAKTGITVVGDLRRKDMAFGGQGAPLVPAFHQAVFFDPHWATVVLNIGGISNVSLLIPEQPVIGFDTGTGNTLLDQWIEKHQGKAYDKNGEWAASGQVNSALLAALLDEDFFQLPPPKSTGRELFNLAWLENKIQKIAGKTTALLPQDVQATLAEFTVQSIVLALNNIQTILPCRLLVCGGGAKNQAIMNGLKQALPNWRIQLTTELNLDIDYVEAAAFAWLAYRRMHNLPANLPSVTGATSAVSLGAIFPKE, encoded by the coding sequence ATGACTTATTATCTTGGCATTATGTCCGGCACCAGCCTTGATGGGGTGGACATTGCGCTTACTGACATCCAATCTAATCAAACCAAATTAATTGCGGCTGATTTTACGCCGATGCCAGCAAATTTACGCGAAAAAGTGACCGCACTTATTCAATCGGGCGAAACCTCGTTACAAGCTTTGGGTGAACTCGATCACCAATTTGGCTTACTTTATGCGGATTGTGTAAATGCCTTTTTACGTAAACACCAATTAAAACCAGAACAGATTGAAGCCATTGGCTGCCATGGCCAAACAGTGTGGCATTCCCCAAAAGGTCAATTTCCGTTTACCATGCAAATCGGTGATATGAATTTATTAGCCGCTAAAACAGGTATTACGGTCGTTGGTGATTTGCGCCGTAAAGATATGGCGTTTGGTGGACAAGGCGCGCCTTTGGTACCCGCGTTTCATCAAGCGGTATTTTTTGATCCTCACTGGGCAACAGTGGTGCTTAATATTGGCGGTATTAGTAATGTATCCTTATTGATACCCGAACAGCCTGTCATTGGATTTGATACAGGAACGGGTAATACCTTGCTCGACCAATGGATCGAAAAGCATCAAGGTAAAGCCTACGACAAAAATGGTGAATGGGCGGCTTCAGGTCAAGTGAATTCAGCTTTGTTAGCGGCATTATTAGATGAAGATTTCTTTCAGCTTCCACCACCGAAAAGCACAGGGCGTGAATTATTTAATTTGGCTTGGCTAGAGAATAAAATTCAAAAAATAGCAGGCAAAACGACCGCACTTTTACCACAAGATGTGCAAGCCACTTTGGCAGAATTTACCGTGCAAAGCATTGTTTTAGCTCTTAATAATATTCAGACGATATTACCATGTCGATTACTTGTTTGTGGTGGTGGCGCTAAAAATCAGGCGATCATGAATGGTTTAAAACAGGCATTACCAAATTGGCGTATTCAACTGACGACTGAATTAAATCTTGATATCGATTATGTGGAAGCGGCAGCTTTCGCTTGGTTGGCTTATCGTCGTATGCATAATTTACCCGCTAATTTGCCGAGTGTGACGGGCGCCACAAGTGCGGTCAGTTTAGGGGCGATTTTTCCAAAGGAATAA
- the glmS gene encoding glutamine--fructose-6-phosphate transaminase (isomerizing) has translation MCGIVGAVAQRDVAEILINGLHRLEYRGYDSAGVAVVDPNHELHRVRCLGKVKALDEAVAVKPLIGGTGIAHTRWATHGEPSEANAHPHTSGNFAVVHNGIIENHEELRELLKSRGYVFNSQTDTEVIAHLVEWEMRTASTLLEAVQRTVKQLTGAYGMVVLDREHPEHLVAARSGSPLVIGLGIGENFLASDQLALLSVTRRFIYLEEGDIAEITRRTVDIYDANGQKVEREVHESNLENDAAEKGKFRHFMQKEIYEQPNALINTMEGRILHNNVIVDAIGNGATEILEKVEHIQIVACGTSYNAGMTARYWFEALAGVSCDVEIASEFRYRKFVTRPNSLLVTISQSGETADTLAALRLAKEKGYMAALTICNVSSSSLVRESDLAFMTRAGVEVGVASTKAFTTQLAALLMLVTAIGKVKGNISGEQEVEIVKALQSLPAEIEKALAFDKDIETLAEDFAEKNHALFLGRGEFYPIAMEASLKLKEISYIHAEAYAAGELKHGPLALIDADMPVIVVAPNNELLEKVKSNIEEVRARGGQLYVFADKEAGFTPSEGMKIITMPKVNEIIAPIFYTVPMQLLSYHVALIKGTDVDQPRNLAKSVTVE, from the coding sequence ATGTGTGGTATTGTTGGTGCGGTAGCACAACGTGATGTAGCAGAAATTTTAATTAATGGTTTACACCGCTTAGAGTATCGTGGTTATGACTCTGCAGGTGTTGCTGTCGTGGATCCAAACCATGAATTACACCGCGTGCGCTGCTTGGGTAAAGTAAAAGCCCTTGATGAAGCAGTTGCAGTAAAACCATTAATCGGTGGTACAGGGATTGCGCACACGCGTTGGGCAACCCATGGTGAACCATCTGAAGCCAATGCTCACCCGCATACTTCGGGTAACTTTGCTGTCGTACATAATGGCATCATCGAAAATCATGAAGAATTACGTGAATTGCTTAAATCTCGTGGTTATGTGTTCAATTCTCAAACCGATACAGAAGTGATCGCTCACCTAGTTGAATGGGAAATGCGTACAGCCTCTACTCTGCTTGAAGCAGTACAAAGAACTGTAAAACAACTTACTGGTGCATACGGCATGGTGGTATTAGATCGCGAACATCCAGAACATTTAGTGGCTGCACGTTCAGGCAGCCCATTAGTAATTGGTTTAGGGATTGGTGAAAATTTCCTGGCATCTGACCAACTCGCGTTATTAAGCGTGACTCGTCGTTTCATCTACTTAGAAGAAGGCGACATTGCAGAAATTACACGTCGTACCGTGGATATTTACGATGCAAATGGTCAAAAAGTAGAACGTGAGGTGCACGAATCTAACCTTGAAAATGATGCGGCAGAAAAAGGCAAATTCCGCCATTTCATGCAAAAAGAAATCTATGAGCAACCAAATGCATTAATCAACACCATGGAAGGGCGTATCCTTCATAATAACGTGATTGTGGATGCTATTGGTAATGGCGCAACAGAAATCTTAGAAAAAGTTGAACACATTCAAATCGTGGCTTGTGGTACCTCTTATAATGCAGGGATGACCGCTCGTTACTGGTTTGAAGCACTTGCTGGCGTGAGCTGTGATGTCGAAATCGCATCTGAATTCCGCTATCGCAAATTTGTCACTCGCCCAAATAGCTTGTTAGTGACTATTTCTCAATCAGGTGAAACGGCGGATACCCTTGCAGCACTTCGTCTTGCAAAAGAAAAAGGTTACATGGCTGCCTTAACGATCTGTAACGTATCAAGTTCATCTTTAGTACGTGAATCGGATCTTGCATTCATGACTCGTGCAGGCGTTGAAGTCGGTGTGGCATCAACCAAAGCATTTACCACTCAGTTGGCAGCATTATTAATGTTGGTGACCGCGATTGGTAAAGTAAAAGGTAATATCTCAGGCGAACAAGAAGTAGAAATTGTAAAAGCGTTACAATCACTTCCGGCTGAAATTGAAAAAGCCCTTGCCTTTGATAAAGACATCGAAACATTAGCAGAGGACTTCGCTGAGAAAAACCATGCGCTTTTCTTAGGTCGTGGTGAGTTCTACCCTATCGCAATGGAAGCTTCGTTGAAATTAAAAGAAATTTCTTATATCCATGCTGAAGCTTATGCGGCAGGTGAATTAAAACACGGTCCATTAGCGTTAATCGATGCGGATATGCCGGTTATCGTGGTTGCACCAAACAATGAATTACTTGAAAAAGTGAAATCAAACATTGAAGAAGTGCGTGCGCGTGGTGGTCAACTTTATGTGTTCGCCGATAAAGAAGCGGGCTTCACACCAAGCGAAGGCATGAAAATCATCACCATGCCAAAAGTGAATGAAATTATTGCACCAATTTTCTACACCGTTCCAATGCAATTATTGTCATACCACGTGGCATTAATTAAAGGAACCGACGTGGATCAACCTCGTAACTTAGCAAAATCGGTAACCGTAGAATAA
- a CDS encoding DUF421 domain-containing protein produces MDGYTLLGLKLAMGIIGLVLQINLMGKGNLAPTSAMDQVQNYVLGGIIGGVIYSDSIGVFQFSLVLVLWTLLVFTLRFIKNHNKLVKSLIDGKPVWVISNGKVKTAECMKNSITANDLMFKLRAAGIYEIKTVKRAVFEQNGQLSIIRYGDDDLRYPLIIDGQLDDDVLEIIDRDEEWVKAELEKQNLTIEQVYIGEYLNGQLVAHVYENK; encoded by the coding sequence ATGGATGGCTACACATTATTAGGCTTGAAATTGGCCATGGGTATTATTGGACTGGTACTCCAAATTAACTTAATGGGAAAAGGTAACCTTGCACCGACTTCCGCGATGGATCAGGTACAAAACTATGTGCTAGGTGGCATTATTGGTGGTGTGATTTATAGCGATAGTATTGGGGTATTCCAGTTCTCTCTCGTGCTCGTGCTTTGGACATTATTGGTTTTTACCCTCCGTTTTATCAAAAATCATAACAAATTAGTTAAATCTTTGATTGATGGTAAACCTGTTTGGGTGATTTCAAACGGCAAGGTAAAAACTGCTGAATGTATGAAAAACAGTATTACTGCTAATGACCTCATGTTTAAGTTACGTGCTGCCGGTATTTATGAAATCAAAACGGTTAAACGTGCGGTATTTGAACAAAATGGACAACTTTCGATTATTCGATACGGTGATGATGATTTACGTTATCCATTAATTATTGATGGACAATTAGATGATGATGTTTTAGAAATTATTGATCGTGATGAAGAATGGGTTAAAGCTGAGTTAGAAAAACAGAACCTGACGATTGAGCAAGTGTATATTGGCGAATACTTGAATGGTCAGTTAGTGGCACATGTATATGAAAACAAATAA
- a CDS encoding YicC/YloC family endoribonuclease, with protein sequence MIYSMTAFARLEIKKDWGDAVWEIRSVNQRYLENFFRLPEQFRGLENALREKLRQNLTRGKIECSLRIDSKKQAAAELNLNKELANQVIQSLQWIKAQAGEGEINLADVLRYPGVVEAADQDLDAISQDLLTAFDELLVEFIAMRGREGEKLQAIIQQRLDGITVEAEKVRSQMPAVLQWQRERLLQRFEEAKIQLDPQRVEQEMILLAQRVDVAEELDRLQMHVKETNNILKKGGAVGRKLDFMMQELNRESNTLASKSINADITASAVELKVLIEQMREQIQNLE encoded by the coding sequence ATGATTTATAGCATGACAGCCTTTGCACGCCTTGAAATCAAGAAAGATTGGGGCGATGCGGTTTGGGAAATTCGTTCGGTTAACCAACGTTATTTGGAAAACTTTTTCCGCTTGCCAGAGCAATTCCGAGGTTTAGAAAATGCTTTGCGTGAGAAACTTCGTCAAAATCTTACTCGCGGTAAAATTGAATGTTCATTGCGTATTGATAGCAAAAAACAAGCAGCGGCTGAGCTCAATTTAAATAAAGAATTAGCGAATCAAGTGATTCAATCTTTACAATGGATTAAGGCGCAAGCTGGCGAGGGTGAAATCAATTTAGCAGATGTATTGCGTTATCCCGGCGTGGTGGAAGCGGCTGATCAAGATTTAGATGCGATCAGTCAAGATTTGTTGACAGCTTTTGATGAATTATTGGTGGAATTTATTGCAATGCGTGGCCGTGAAGGCGAGAAACTACAAGCCATTATTCAACAACGTCTTGATGGCATCACCGTTGAAGCCGAAAAAGTGCGGTCACAAATGCCGGCGGTTTTACAATGGCAGCGTGAACGTTTATTGCAACGTTTTGAAGAAGCGAAAATTCAACTTGATCCACAACGTGTCGAACAAGAAATGATTTTATTGGCGCAACGTGTGGATGTGGCAGAAGAATTAGATCGTTTGCAAATGCACGTAAAAGAAACCAATAATATCTTGAAAAAAGGTGGAGCAGTGGGGCGTAAACTGGACTTTATGATGCAAGAGCTGAATCGTGAATCTAACACTTTGGCATCAAAGTCCATTAATGCCGATATTACCGCTTCTGCTGTGGAGTTGAAAGTATTAATTGAACAAATGCGTGAACAAATTCAAAACCTTGAATAG
- the hemE gene encoding uroporphyrinogen decarboxylase yields the protein MSELKNDRYLKALLREPVDMTPVWMMRQAGRYLPEYKATRAEAGDFMSLCRNADLACEVTLQPLRRYALDAAILFSDILTIPDAMGLGLSFGAGEGPKFAHPIENKSAVENLPIPDPEGELQYVMNAVRTIRRELKGEVPLIGFSGSPWTLATYMVEGGSSKTFNKIKKMMYAEPQTLHLLLDKVADSVILYLNAQIKAGAQAVMVFDTWGGVLGHREYLDFSLQYMHKIVEGLIREHDGRKVPVTLFTKGGGLWLEAMANTGCDALGLDWTVNLADAKARVGHKVALQGNMDPSVLYAPAERIEQEVQSILADFGQGSGHVFNLGHGIHQDVPESAPKIFVDAIHEFSKAYHK from the coding sequence ATGTCTGAATTAAAAAATGATCGTTATTTAAAAGCCTTATTACGTGAACCAGTGGATATGACCCCCGTATGGATGATGCGCCAAGCGGGACGCTATTTGCCTGAATATAAAGCAACACGTGCAGAAGCGGGCGATTTTATGTCTCTTTGCCGCAATGCGGATTTAGCTTGTGAAGTTACCTTACAGCCACTTCGTCGCTATGCTTTAGACGCAGCTATTTTGTTCTCAGATATTTTAACTATTCCTGATGCGATGGGATTAGGCTTAAGTTTTGGTGCAGGTGAAGGCCCGAAATTTGCCCATCCAATTGAAAACAAAAGTGCGGTCGAAAATTTACCGATTCCTGACCCTGAAGGCGAACTTCAATATGTGATGAATGCTGTTCGCACAATTCGTCGCGAACTAAAAGGCGAAGTGCCACTGATTGGTTTCTCTGGTAGTCCGTGGACACTGGCAACTTATATGGTTGAAGGTGGTAGCAGCAAAACCTTCAATAAAATCAAAAAAATGATGTATGCCGAACCGCAAACTTTGCATCTTTTATTAGATAAAGTAGCGGATTCCGTGATCTTATACTTAAACGCTCAAATCAAAGCTGGTGCACAAGCGGTCATGGTGTTTGATACCTGGGGCGGTGTATTAGGTCATCGTGAATATTTAGACTTCTCTCTGCAATATATGCACAAAATCGTCGAGGGTTTAATTCGTGAACACGATGGTCGTAAAGTACCGGTAACCTTATTTACTAAAGGCGGCGGGTTATGGTTAGAAGCCATGGCAAATACAGGCTGTGATGCACTCGGATTAGACTGGACAGTTAATTTGGCTGATGCGAAAGCGCGTGTGGGCCATAAAGTGGCACTACAAGGCAATATGGATCCAAGTGTGTTATATGCACCTGCAGAGCGTATTGAGCAAGAAGTGCAGTCAATTTTAGCTGATTTTGGTCAAGGCAGCGGACATGTATTTAACTTAGGCCATGGAATCCACCAAGACGTGCCAGAAAGTGCACCAAAAATCTTCGTGGATGCCATCCATGAGTTCTCTAAAGCCTATCATAAATAA
- a CDS encoding DUF3290 family protein gives MSFFSFAFLENAMSFEGYFKYIAIFVSLGALLVVTSLYLRHRLQTKYRDLSIIFLLLIIFLLGVQYKQYEQNEVYAADISSVVTFLNSVKDSQNLQKEDIRTNSRTLMNGMILNIRDQYFEVHFNNDFSAYTLSPINLVNPNVTVIDKEDK, from the coding sequence ATGTCTTTTTTCTCTTTTGCTTTTTTAGAAAATGCGATGTCTTTTGAAGGTTATTTTAAATATATCGCCATTTTTGTCTCGTTAGGTGCATTGCTTGTGGTGACAAGCTTATATTTACGTCATCGGTTACAAACCAAATATCGCGATCTCAGTATTATCTTTCTTTTATTAATTATTTTCTTGCTCGGTGTGCAATATAAGCAATATGAGCAAAATGAAGTCTATGCAGCTGATATCTCTAGCGTGGTGACATTTTTAAATTCGGTGAAAGATAGTCAAAATTTACAGAAAGAAGATATTCGTACCAATAGCCGTACATTAATGAACGGCATGATTTTAAATATTCGGGATCAGTATTTCGAAGTCCATTTTAATAATGATTTTTCAGCGTATACCTTATCCCCAATTAACTTAGTAAACCCTAATGTTACTGTGATTGATAAGGAGGATAAATAA
- a CDS encoding YjaG family protein: MRNPIHKRLENVESWQHLTFMACLCERMAPNFALFCQMTEQEQAEKTYHNILNLVWEFLTVKGAKINFENQLEKLEEIIPDVNDYDFFGVVPALDACEALGELLHAIIAGETLEKAIQISQISLGTVCSLLETQENRDLSESELKSREEIEEELDLQWQIYRLLKDCEKRDVDLILSLRNEIKQEGISNIGIKIEQ; encoded by the coding sequence ATGCGAAACCCAATTCACAAGCGCCTCGAAAATGTTGAAAGCTGGCAACATCTGACCTTTATGGCTTGCTTATGCGAACGCATGGCACCGAACTTTGCCCTGTTTTGCCAAATGACCGAACAGGAGCAAGCAGAAAAGACCTATCACAACATTTTAAACTTAGTGTGGGAATTTCTGACGGTTAAAGGGGCGAAAATCAATTTCGAGAACCAATTAGAGAAGCTCGAAGAGATTATTCCTGATGTGAATGATTATGACTTCTTTGGTGTGGTACCCGCTCTCGATGCTTGTGAAGCATTAGGTGAATTATTACATGCTATTATCGCAGGCGAAACACTCGAAAAAGCGATTCAAATCAGCCAAATTTCGTTAGGTACGGTTTGTTCTTTGTTAGAAACACAAGAAAATCGTGATCTTTCTGAGAGCGAACTAAAAAGCCGTGAAGAAATTGAAGAGGAGCTAGACCTTCAATGGCAAATCTATCGCTTACTCAAAGACTGTGAAAAACGCGATGTAGACCTGATTTTATCCCTCCGAAATGAGATCAAACAGGAGGGAATCTCCAATATTGGTATAAAAATTGAGCAATAA
- a CDS encoding aromatic amino acid transporter: MNKTVGSTLLVAGTMIGAGMLAMPLTSAGIGLTATVFLLLGLWAVLTFTALLFVELYQTADSDSGIGTLAAQYFGKAGRIISTAVLIVFLYALIAAYVSGGGSLLMDLLPAMGDKDTMNKIAVLVFTIFFGSFIVIGTHSVDKINRVLFFVMIAAFILVLALMLPNIKFDNLMAMPIDNALIISASPVFFTAFGFHGSIPSLNKYLNGNVKSLRIAILVGSGITLFAYFLWQLSTHGLLSQNEFLQILREDATLNGLVKATLEITQSPIIANAVKIFSTLALVTSFLGVALGLLECIEDLLKQSFNIHAGRISLGLMTFIPPVLFSLFYPEGFILALGYAGQMFAFYAVVLPVALVWKARAIHPNLPYRVWGGKALLVLVLVLGVIITSIPFAIRAGYLPFVVG; the protein is encoded by the coding sequence ATGAACAAGACTGTGGGAAGTACCTTGCTTGTGGCAGGAACCATGATTGGTGCGGGAATGTTGGCAATGCCGCTCACCTCTGCGGGAATTGGCTTAACTGCAACTGTTTTCTTATTACTTGGCTTGTGGGCGGTACTTACTTTCACCGCACTTTTATTCGTGGAACTGTATCAAACCGCTGACAGTGATTCAGGGATCGGCACTCTTGCTGCACAATATTTTGGTAAAGCAGGGCGAATTATTTCCACCGCGGTTTTAATTGTCTTCTTATATGCCTTAATTGCCGCTTACGTAAGTGGTGGTGGTTCCTTATTAATGGATTTACTCCCAGCCATGGGCGATAAAGACACCATGAACAAAATCGCGGTGCTTGTATTCACCATTTTCTTCGGTAGTTTTATTGTCATCGGCACACACAGTGTAGATAAAATCAATCGCGTGTTATTCTTTGTGATGATTGCTGCTTTTATCTTAGTGCTCGCGTTAATGCTACCGAACATCAAATTTGATAACTTAATGGCGATGCCAATTGATAACGCTTTAATTATTTCTGCAAGCCCTGTATTTTTCACGGCATTTGGTTTCCATGGTTCCATTCCAAGTTTAAATAAATACTTAAACGGTAATGTGAAATCCTTACGCATTGCGATTTTAGTGGGTTCTGGCATCACGTTATTTGCTTACTTTTTATGGCAGCTTTCTACGCACGGCTTACTCAGCCAAAATGAGTTTTTACAAATTTTACGTGAAGACGCCACGTTAAATGGCTTAGTGAAAGCAACCTTAGAAATCACCCAAAGCCCAATTATTGCGAATGCAGTAAAAATCTTCTCGACTTTGGCTTTAGTAACCTCATTCTTAGGCGTGGCATTAGGTTTATTAGAATGTATCGAAGACTTGCTCAAGCAATCTTTTAATATTCATGCTGGACGCATTTCATTAGGTTTAATGACCTTTATTCCACCGGTGCTTTTCTCCCTTTTCTATCCAGAAGGTTTTATTCTTGCACTAGGTTACGCCGGTCAAATGTTCGCGTTCTACGCAGTGGTTTTACCGGTAGCATTAGTTTGGAAAGCACGTGCGATTCATCCTAACTTGCCATACAGAGTATGGGGCGGTAAAGCATTGTTAGTACTTGTATTGGTGCTTGGGGTGATTATTACTTCAATTCCTTTTGCCATCCGAGCGGGTTATTTACCTTTTGTTGTCGGTTAA